The following proteins are co-located in the Billgrantia tianxiuensis genome:
- a CDS encoding TRAP transporter substrate-binding protein, with amino-acid sequence MNKFLSRSVLLATACGLSAAASAAEWTMATPYGDASFHTKNVKQFAEDVAEATGGELTINVHSGGSLVAHGEIKSSVRRGTIEAGEVFLSTLSNEDPIFEVDTLPGVAGSYEEAFALWQATKPVISELFANQGLMPLYAVAWPAQGIYTDFELDDPERFEGLRVRAPNINTQRFVDYLGGNPTETEESDIPTAFSTGRVDAMITSSSTGNSMTAWDYVSHYTDANLWLPKNIVFINQRAFDRLDEATQEALLEAAARAEERGWQMSRDDNQASLEALQANGITVSTPNEEVAAALQAAGDRLFSAWQDRADEQAQQVLEEYQQQRGN; translated from the coding sequence ATGAACAAGTTCCTGTCCCGCTCCGTACTGCTTGCTACCGCCTGCGGCCTTTCCGCCGCGGCCAGCGCCGCCGAATGGACCATGGCCACGCCCTATGGCGATGCCAGCTTTCATACCAAGAACGTGAAGCAGTTCGCCGAGGACGTGGCGGAAGCCACCGGCGGCGAGTTGACCATCAACGTTCACAGCGGCGGGTCGCTGGTGGCCCATGGCGAGATCAAATCCTCGGTACGTCGCGGCACCATCGAAGCCGGCGAGGTCTTCCTCTCGACCCTTTCCAACGAGGATCCGATCTTCGAGGTCGACACCCTGCCGGGCGTGGCTGGCAGCTACGAGGAGGCCTTCGCGCTGTGGCAGGCCACCAAGCCGGTGATCAGCGAGCTGTTCGCCAACCAGGGGTTGATGCCGCTCTACGCCGTCGCCTGGCCGGCCCAGGGCATCTACACCGATTTCGAACTCGACGACCCGGAACGCTTCGAGGGCCTGCGCGTGCGTGCGCCGAACATCAATACCCAGCGCTTCGTCGACTATCTCGGCGGCAACCCCACCGAGACCGAGGAGTCGGACATTCCCACCGCCTTCAGTACTGGCCGGGTGGATGCCATGATAACCTCCAGTTCCACCGGCAACTCGATGACGGCGTGGGATTACGTCTCCCACTACACCGATGCCAACCTGTGGCTGCCGAAGAACATCGTGTTCATCAACCAACGCGCCTTCGATCGCCTCGATGAAGCCACCCAGGAGGCCCTGCTGGAAGCGGCGGCACGCGCCGAGGAGCGTGGCTGGCAAATGAGCCGCGACGACAACCAGGCAAGCCTCGAGGCATTGCAGGCCAACGGCATTACCGTTTCCACGCCCAACGAAGAGGTTGCCGCCGCCCTTCAGGCCGCTGGCGACCGTCTGTTCTCCGCCTGGCAGGATCGTGCCGACGAGCAGGCCCAGCAGGTGCTCGAAGAGTACCAGCAGCAGCGCGGCAACTGA